A part of Trueperaceae bacterium genomic DNA contains:
- a CDS encoding type IV pilus twitching motility protein PilT: MADQIRSTQIQADIVDLLKLAIERRASDLLLTVGLPPMLRLDGEWRPTEYEVLNGTMTRRLMYALMDEKKQRNFEERKDLDFSFSLTGHGRFRVNVFMQRGSVGGVMRTISEEVLTFADLGLPQEAADIARLPRGLVLVTGPTGSGKSTTLATMLDLVNDEYSKHIVTIEDPIEFFHRHKTSIVNQREVGEDTANFQAALRSVLRQAPDVILVGEMRDFETIGAAVTAAETGHLVLGTLHTNTAAEAIDRIIDVFPDAQQAQVRVQLANNLQAILTQQLIPRAGGEGRVLAYELLIATPGVRNLIREGKTHQIPAQIQMGGAIGMITMDASLAELHLRKAISFETGSSRAVDAKEFERLVSTGGQAQGATAPEQARPTPAPTTPRRGTPPLGRSAR, encoded by the coding sequence ATGGCAGACCAGATCCGTTCGACCCAGATCCAGGCAGACATCGTCGACCTACTGAAGCTCGCCATCGAGCGGCGGGCTTCCGACCTCCTCCTCACGGTCGGCCTCCCGCCCATGCTGCGTCTCGATGGGGAGTGGCGGCCGACCGAGTACGAGGTCCTCAACGGGACGATGACGCGGCGCCTCATGTACGCGCTGATGGACGAGAAGAAGCAGCGCAACTTCGAGGAGCGCAAGGACCTCGACTTCTCGTTCAGCCTGACGGGCCACGGGCGCTTCCGCGTCAACGTGTTCATGCAGCGCGGCTCCGTCGGCGGCGTCATGCGCACGATCTCGGAAGAGGTCCTCACGTTCGCCGACCTCGGATTGCCGCAGGAGGCGGCCGACATCGCGCGGCTGCCGCGTGGCCTCGTGCTCGTCACGGGCCCGACCGGCTCGGGCAAGTCGACGACCCTGGCCACCATGCTCGACCTGGTCAACGACGAGTACTCGAAGCACATCGTCACCATCGAGGACCCCATCGAGTTCTTCCACCGGCACAAGACGTCGATCGTCAACCAACGCGAGGTCGGCGAGGACACCGCGAACTTCCAGGCGGCGCTGCGCAGCGTGCTCAGGCAGGCCCCCGACGTCATCCTGGTCGGCGAGATGCGCGACTTCGAGACGATCGGCGCCGCCGTGACGGCCGCCGAGACCGGCCACCTCGTGCTCGGCACGCTGCACACCAACACGGCCGCCGAGGCCATCGACCGCATCATCGACGTCTTCCCGGACGCGCAGCAGGCGCAGGTGCGCGTGCAGCTCGCCAACAACCTGCAGGCCATCCTCACCCAGCAGCTCATCCCGCGCGCCGGCGGGGAGGGCCGCGTGCTCGCTTACGAGCTGCTCATCGCCACGCCGGGCGTGCGCAACCTCATCCGCGAGGGCAAGACGCACCAGATCCCCGCCCAGATCCAGATGGGCGGCGCCATCGGCATGATCACGATGGACGCCTCCCTCGCCGAGCTCCACTTGCGCAAGGCCATCTCCTTCGAGACCGGCTCCTCGCGCGCCGTGGACGCCAAGGAGTTCGAGCGCCTCGTCTCCACCGGCGGCCAGGCGCAAGGGGCGACGGCCCCCGAGCAGGCCAGGCCAACGCCGGCCCCGACCACGCCCCGGCGCGGCACGCCGCCCCTCGGGCGTTCCGCTCGTTGA
- the leuD gene encoding 3-isopropylmalate dehydratase small subunit: MALTPVTEARGTAVPIMANDIDTDRIIPARYLKAVTFETMGEGLFFDERFDADGNSKGHPLDDPRRAGAAIIVTGDNFGCGSSREHAPQSIMRAGFKGIIAGSFAEIFFGNCTTLGLVCAVVDEAGRKELAELSERDPSAEVVIDVAAQEVRAGGKTYPAGVRDTAREALLTGYWDPIGELLEGVERVKALAAERGYAVPGAGA; the protein is encoded by the coding sequence ATGGCGCTGACACCAGTTACAGAGGCCCGCGGGACCGCCGTGCCCATCATGGCCAACGACATCGACACCGACCGCATCATCCCCGCGCGCTACCTGAAGGCCGTCACGTTCGAGACCATGGGCGAGGGGCTCTTCTTCGACGAGCGCTTCGACGCCGACGGCAACAGCAAGGGTCACCCGCTCGACGACCCGCGGAGAGCGGGCGCCGCCATCATCGTGACGGGGGACAACTTCGGCTGCGGCTCGAGCCGCGAGCACGCGCCGCAGTCGATCATGCGCGCCGGCTTCAAGGGCATCATCGCGGGCTCGTTCGCCGAGATCTTCTTCGGCAACTGCACGACGCTCGGCCTCGTCTGCGCCGTCGTCGACGAGGCCGGCCGCAAGGAGCTGGCCGAGCTGAGCGAGCGCGACCCGAGCGCTGAGGTCGTCATCGACGTAGCCGCGCAGGAAGTGCGCGCCGGCGGCAAGACCTACCCGGCCGGCGTCCGCGACACGGCCCGCGAGGCGCTCCTGACCGGCTACTGGGACCCGATCGGCGAGCTCCTCGAGGGCGTCGAGCGCGTCAAGGCCCTCGCCGCCGAGCGCGGCTACGCGGTGCCAGGGGCTGGGGCATGA
- a CDS encoding alpha/beta hydrolase, translating to MSGRPMEPPDYRDLSERVEAPGAELYVELVGPASAPVVYYLHGGPGYSAHSFRELVGDDLARWLVVYADMRGGGRSFSDDGRGADPDALAADVPVVLDALGLGSAALLGHGFGALVAVTAALAAPERVTGLVLVNPWLSLPMLAERLLSTATAAATPRDAAHIDAGDGLEGDDAPAEPFASGADAADAAFRLLNPKVLFDTLQFPNQAARLHLEHVDAEALSGPQEEDEADTVWEREALSALRELAASGKRVVVIAGELDGTAYPEQVEAALEGLPGALYSGLPTGHYPWLDDPEAFMATLEAALEYVTGS from the coding sequence GTGAGCGGGCGCCCCATGGAGCCGCCCGACTACCGGGACCTGAGCGAGCGCGTGGAGGCCCCCGGCGCCGAGCTCTACGTCGAGCTCGTCGGACCGGCCTCCGCCCCCGTCGTCTACTACCTGCACGGCGGTCCCGGCTACAGCGCGCACTCGTTCCGCGAGCTCGTCGGCGACGACCTCGCGCGCTGGCTGGTCGTCTACGCCGACATGCGCGGCGGTGGGCGGTCGTTCTCCGACGACGGCCGCGGCGCCGACCCGGACGCCCTCGCCGCCGACGTGCCCGTGGTGCTCGACGCCCTCGGCCTGGGCAGCGCCGCCCTCCTGGGGCACGGGTTCGGTGCGCTCGTGGCGGTCACCGCGGCGTTGGCGGCGCCTGAGCGCGTCACGGGCCTCGTGCTCGTCAACCCCTGGCTCTCGCTGCCCATGTTGGCGGAGCGCCTCCTAAGCACGGCCACCGCCGCCGCGACGCCGCGCGACGCCGCCCACATCGACGCGGGAGACGGCCTGGAGGGGGACGACGCTCCCGCCGAACCGTTCGCGAGCGGCGCCGACGCCGCTGACGCCGCGTTCCGGCTGCTGAACCCGAAGGTCCTCTTCGACACGCTGCAGTTTCCGAACCAGGCCGCCCGCCTCCACCTGGAGCACGTCGACGCCGAGGCGCTCTCGGGGCCGCAGGAGGAGGACGAGGCCGACACCGTCTGGGAGCGCGAGGCGCTCTCGGCCCTGCGGGAGCTGGCAGCGAGCGGCAAGCGCGTCGTCGTCATCGCCGGGGAGCTCGACGGCACGGCGTACCCCGAGCAGGTCGAGGCCGCGCTCGAGGGCCTGCCGGGCGCGCTGTACAGCGGACTCCCGACGGGCCACTACCCGTGGCTGGACGATCCCGAGGCGTTCATGGCCACGCTCGAGGCGGCGCTGGAGTACGTTACGGGCTCCTGA
- the leuB gene encoding 3-isopropylmalate dehydrogenase: protein MSYRIAVLPGDFIGPEVIDATLETLEALAPRHGLAFEFERLPFGGNAIESHGEPLPQVTRGATARSDAVLMGSAGGPVGDHPWNRLPREKRVESGILALRKHLQVFANLRPVRVFPGLERLSPLREERARGTDLLIIRELTGGIYFGKPSFVEADRGVSTMVYERYEVERIARVAFETARLRRGRVTNVDKANVLDVSQFWRDVVVDLHRREFSDVELDHLYIDNAAMQVVRDPRAFDVLVMGNLFGDILSDLAAVIPGSLGVLPSASLGGSVGLYEPVHGSAPDIAGKGIANPVGTMLSAAMLLRHGLNEAGAADALESAVQAALLESPTVDLGGSSGTAAFTAAVIARLA from the coding sequence ATGAGCTACCGCATCGCGGTACTACCGGGCGACTTCATAGGGCCCGAGGTCATCGACGCCACGTTGGAGACGCTGGAGGCGCTGGCGCCGCGCCACGGCCTCGCCTTCGAGTTCGAACGCCTGCCGTTCGGCGGCAACGCCATCGAGAGCCACGGCGAACCTCTCCCCCAGGTAACGCGCGGCGCGACCGCGCGCTCTGACGCGGTCCTGATGGGCTCCGCCGGCGGGCCGGTCGGCGACCACCCCTGGAACCGGCTACCGCGCGAGAAGCGCGTCGAGTCCGGCATCCTCGCGCTGCGCAAGCACTTGCAGGTCTTCGCCAACCTGCGCCCGGTGCGCGTCTTCCCAGGCCTGGAACGCCTCTCGCCCTTGCGCGAGGAGCGCGCGCGGGGCACCGACCTCCTCATCATCCGCGAGCTCACGGGCGGCATCTACTTCGGCAAGCCGTCCTTCGTGGAGGCCGACCGGGGCGTCAGCACGATGGTCTACGAGCGCTACGAGGTGGAGCGCATCGCGCGCGTGGCCTTCGAGACGGCGCGCCTGCGCCGCGGCCGCGTCACGAACGTCGACAAGGCGAACGTGCTCGACGTCTCGCAGTTCTGGCGCGACGTGGTGGTCGACCTGCATAGGCGCGAGTTCTCTGATGTCGAGCTCGATCACCTGTACATCGACAACGCCGCCATGCAGGTCGTGCGCGACCCGCGCGCCTTCGACGTCCTCGTCATGGGCAACCTGTTCGGCGACATCCTCTCCGACCTGGCCGCCGTGATCCCCGGCTCGCTCGGCGTTCTGCCCTCGGCCAGTCTCGGTGGCAGCGTCGGGCTCTACGAGCCCGTCCACGGCAGCGCGCCAGACATCGCCGGCAAGGGGATCGCCAACCCGGTCGGCACCATGCTCTCAGCCGCGATGCTGCTGCGCCACGGCCTGAACGAGGCGGGGGCGGCGGACGCCCTGGAGAGCGCCGTGCAGGCGGCGCTGCTGGAGAGCCCGACGGTGGACCTCGGCGGCAGCAGCGGCACGGCCGCCTTCACGGCTGCCGTGATAGCCAGGCTGGCGTAG
- the leuC gene encoding 3-isopropylmalate dehydratase large subunit — MSEPSSLFDKVWESHTVGRLRNGQDQLFIDTHLIHEVTSPQAFGMLADLGLEVLLPERTFATVDHIVPTHTRVEPFADPMAAAMIAELRKNTAAHGITFFDVGGGKQGIVHMVGPEQGITQPGSTIACGDSHTSTHGAFGAIAFGIGTSQVRDVLATQTMAMSKPKLRRIEVNGALRPGVYAKDVILHIIRTLGVKGGIGYAYEYAGTTFDAMTMEERMTVCNMSIEGGARCGYVNPDATTFAYLEGRPYAPKGAAWAAAVESWRALASDPGCHYDDVVVIDAADVPPTVTWGINPGQAIAIDELVPTVEGAPEHDKAGVAEALSHMKLVGGAPIKGTKVDVAFFGSCTNARITDFVEVARVMRGRKVHPNVQAIAVPGSHLVKLECEKLGIDTVLKEAGFEWRDAGCSMCLAMNPDKLVGDQLCASSSNRNFKGRQGSPTGRTVLMSPVMVAAAAVTGMVSDAREVFGTGKAVA; from the coding sequence ATGAGCGAACCTAGCAGCCTCTTCGACAAGGTCTGGGAGTCCCACACGGTCGGGCGCCTGCGCAACGGCCAGGACCAACTCTTCATAGATACGCACCTGATCCACGAGGTCACGAGCCCGCAGGCGTTCGGGATGCTCGCCGACCTCGGCCTCGAGGTCCTACTGCCCGAGCGCACGTTCGCGACGGTCGACCACATCGTGCCGACCCACACGCGCGTCGAGCCGTTCGCCGACCCCATGGCCGCGGCCATGATCGCCGAACTGCGCAAGAACACCGCCGCGCACGGCATCACGTTCTTCGACGTCGGCGGCGGCAAGCAGGGCATCGTCCACATGGTCGGCCCCGAGCAGGGGATCACCCAGCCCGGCTCGACGATCGCCTGCGGCGACTCGCATACGAGCACGCACGGCGCGTTCGGCGCCATCGCGTTCGGCATCGGCACGTCGCAGGTGCGCGACGTGCTCGCCACGCAGACGATGGCCATGAGCAAGCCGAAGCTGCGGCGCATCGAGGTGAACGGCGCGCTGCGGCCCGGCGTGTACGCCAAGGACGTCATCCTCCACATCATCCGCACCTTAGGCGTGAAGGGCGGCATCGGCTACGCCTACGAGTACGCCGGCACGACGTTCGACGCCATGACGATGGAAGAGCGCATGACGGTATGCAACATGTCCATCGAGGGGGGCGCGCGCTGCGGCTACGTCAACCCGGACGCGACCACGTTCGCCTACCTCGAGGGCCGGCCGTACGCGCCCAAGGGCGCGGCGTGGGCGGCCGCCGTGGAGAGCTGGCGGGCGCTGGCCTCCGACCCGGGCTGCCACTACGACGACGTGGTGGTGATCGACGCGGCCGACGTGCCGCCGACCGTGACCTGGGGCATCAACCCGGGCCAGGCCATCGCCATCGACGAGCTCGTGCCGACGGTGGAGGGCGCCCCGGAGCACGACAAGGCGGGCGTGGCCGAGGCGCTCAGCCACATGAAGCTCGTGGGCGGCGCGCCCATCAAGGGGACGAAGGTCGACGTGGCGTTCTTCGGCTCGTGCACGAACGCCCGCATCACGGACTTCGTCGAGGTCGCCAGGGTCATGCGGGGGCGCAAGGTGCACCCCAACGTCCAGGCCATCGCGGTGCCCGGCTCGCACCTCGTGAAGCTCGAGTGCGAGAAGCTCGGGATCGACACCGTGCTCAAGGAGGCCGGTTTCGAGTGGCGCGACGCCGGCTGCAGCATGTGCCTCGCCATGAACCCGGACAAGCTCGTGGGCGATCAGCTATGCGCCTCGTCCTCCAACCGCAACTTCAAGGGTCGCCAGGGGTCTCCGACCGGGCGCACCGTGCTCATGAGCCCAGTGATGGTCGCCGCCGCAGCCGTCACGGGCATGGTGTCCGACGCCCGCGAGGTCTTCGGCACCGGGAAGGCCGTTGCCTGA
- the tadA gene encoding Flp pilus assembly complex ATPase component TadA encodes MAVLSIGDKRLGAVLLERGYVTDDALQQAISRHGEVGGRLADILVNLGVLSEQRIARAVEESIGIPLVHLPRVDVMADALAKVPADLANDLRAIPFAVDQDRLRVAFVDPLDALAIEEVEDASSCLVEPYLALQKEMLWALATYYPELGLEPPVDIEVDPAMRLGNLAVNGGFLTAAQLAEAIEEQQRTGGLLGRILVSRGHLSEEHLTALLAEQHGIPFVADLAGEPPDERLATKLLRLDAVQFSAVPYKFEGSTLVVAISDPRRMADIESIVSGDVTFVAATGPAVTARIDEMYAQDQGRLGETLLQSKRLKREQLRRALEEQAKLGRIKPLGEILVDLGYVTQSDVEEALNKQRSGGGRLEDTLVQSGKISPDMLARSLAMQLGFEFIEDNTRIDPYAVSLVPEPTARRYAAMPVRLEGDVLVVAMKDPRHVFALDDIHLITGREIRPAVATEESLTRMLNRFYREGADMEELAKAVVEEVGVSSSSEEDDTSAIDDNALVKVVNNIIRESVLNDISDIHIEPRPDKVIVRVRKDGTLREYMTMPKVTAPALASRIKIMGGLNIAERRLPQDGRVRFKDRNLEVDLRLSTLPTVYGEKSVMRILRKASDIPEIEQLGFADYNYQRFTDVIQKPYGMFLITGPTGSGKSFTTFSILKRLATPEVNVTTIEDPVEYEIPGINQTQVNAKAGLDFARALRSFLRQDPDIIMVGEIRDHETAKISMEAALTGHLLIATLHTNDSAGAITRLQEMGIEPFNVSASLIGVLAQRLVRRVCRECKVASSPDPDVLRRLGISEKEMAGKSLYRGVGCEKCGGSGYNGRYAIHELLVVDEEIEKAIVQEASSIELRDLAVKRGMKTLRDDGINKAFQGITTLEEVLARTAE; translated from the coding sequence GTGGCAGTACTCTCGATCGGTGACAAGAGGCTCGGGGCCGTGCTCCTCGAGCGCGGTTACGTCACCGACGACGCGTTGCAACAAGCCATCAGCCGGCACGGCGAAGTGGGTGGCCGGTTGGCCGACATCCTGGTCAACCTCGGGGTCTTGTCGGAGCAGCGCATAGCGCGCGCCGTCGAGGAGTCGATCGGCATCCCCCTCGTGCACCTGCCGCGTGTCGACGTCATGGCCGACGCGCTGGCCAAGGTCCCCGCCGACCTCGCCAACGACCTGCGCGCCATCCCGTTCGCCGTCGACCAGGACCGTCTGCGGGTCGCGTTCGTCGATCCGCTCGACGCCTTGGCGATCGAGGAGGTCGAGGACGCGTCCAGCTGCCTGGTCGAGCCCTACCTCGCGCTGCAGAAGGAGATGCTCTGGGCGCTAGCGACCTACTACCCGGAGCTGGGGCTCGAGCCGCCGGTGGACATCGAGGTCGACCCCGCCATGCGGCTCGGCAACCTCGCCGTCAACGGCGGCTTCCTGACCGCCGCGCAACTAGCCGAGGCCATCGAGGAGCAGCAGCGGACCGGCGGTCTCCTTGGGCGCATCCTGGTGAGCCGCGGGCACCTGAGCGAGGAGCACCTCACCGCCCTGTTGGCCGAGCAGCACGGCATCCCGTTCGTGGCGGACCTCGCGGGCGAGCCGCCGGACGAGCGCCTGGCCACCAAGCTCCTGCGCCTCGACGCCGTCCAGTTCTCCGCCGTGCCGTACAAGTTCGAAGGCAGCACACTCGTCGTCGCCATCTCCGACCCTCGGCGCATGGCGGACATCGAGTCGATCGTCTCGGGCGACGTCACCTTCGTGGCCGCCACGGGGCCCGCCGTCACGGCGCGCATCGACGAGATGTACGCCCAGGACCAGGGCCGGCTCGGCGAGACGCTGCTGCAGAGCAAGCGCCTGAAGCGCGAGCAGCTCCGTAGAGCGTTGGAGGAGCAGGCGAAGCTCGGCCGGATCAAGCCCCTGGGCGAGATCCTCGTCGACCTCGGCTACGTCACGCAATCGGACGTCGAGGAGGCGCTAAACAAGCAGCGCTCCGGCGGCGGCCGGCTCGAGGACACGCTCGTGCAGTCCGGCAAGATCAGCCCGGACATGCTGGCGCGCAGCCTCGCCATGCAGCTCGGCTTCGAGTTCATCGAGGACAACACGCGCATCGACCCGTACGCGGTCAGCCTGGTGCCCGAGCCGACGGCGCGGCGCTACGCCGCCATGCCCGTGCGCCTGGAGGGCGACGTCCTCGTCGTCGCGATGAAGGACCCGCGCCACGTCTTCGCGCTCGACGACATCCACCTGATAACGGGCCGCGAGATCCGCCCGGCGGTGGCGACGGAAGAGTCGCTCACGCGGATGCTCAACCGCTTCTACCGCGAGGGCGCAGACATGGAGGAGCTCGCCAAGGCGGTGGTCGAGGAGGTCGGGGTCTCCTCCAGCTCCGAAGAGGACGACACGAGCGCCATCGACGACAACGCGCTCGTCAAGGTCGTCAACAACATCATCCGCGAGTCCGTCCTCAACGACATCTCCGACATCCACATCGAGCCGCGACCCGACAAGGTCATCGTGCGCGTCCGCAAGGACGGCACCTTGCGCGAGTACATGACCATGCCGAAGGTGACGGCCCCCGCGCTCGCCTCGCGCATCAAGATCATGGGCGGTCTCAACATCGCCGAGCGGCGCCTGCCCCAGGACGGCCGCGTGCGCTTCAAGGACCGCAACCTGGAGGTCGACCTCCGCCTCTCCACGCTCCCGACCGTGTACGGCGAGAAGTCGGTGATGCGCATCCTGCGCAAGGCGTCCGACATCCCCGAGATCGAGCAGCTCGGCTTCGCCGACTACAACTACCAGCGCTTCACGGACGTGATCCAGAAGCCGTACGGCATGTTCCTGATCACGGGCCCGACCGGCTCGGGCAAGTCGTTCACCACCTTCTCCATCCTCAAGCGCCTCGCGACGCCCGAGGTCAACGTCACGACCATCGAGGACCCGGTCGAGTACGAGATCCCCGGCATCAACCAGACGCAGGTGAACGCCAAGGCGGGCCTCGACTTCGCGCGCGCCCTCCGCTCGTTCCTCCGGCAGGACCCCGACATCATCATGGTCGGTGAGATCCGCGACCACGAGACCGCGAAGATCTCGATGGAAGCCGCCCTGACCGGCCACCTCCTGATCGCCACCTTGCACACGAACGACTCGGCCGGCGCCATCACGCGCCTGCAGGAGATGGGCATCGAGCCGTTCAACGTCTCGGCGTCCCTCATCGGCGTCCTCGCCCAGCGCCTCGTCCGGCGCGTGTGCCGCGAGTGCAAGGTCGCCTCGAGCCCCGACCCCGACGTGCTGCGGCGCCTCGGCATCTCCGAGAAGGAGATGGCGGGCAAGTCGCTCTACCGCGGCGTCGGCTGCGAGAAGTGCGGCGGCAGCGGCTACAACGGTCGCTACGCCATCCACGAGCTGCTCGTGGTCGACGAGGAGATCGAGAAGGCCATCGTCCAGGAGGCGTCCTCCATCGAGCTGCGCGACCTGGCGGTCAAGCGCGGCATGAAGACGCTGCGCGACGACGGCATCAACAAGGCCTTCCAGGGCATCACGACCCTGGAAGAGGTGCTCGCGCGCACGGCCGAGTAG
- a CDS encoding DUF6157 family protein has protein sequence MGSTNYFETFIGVADDCPAEVGTVPPERGEQPSVALRTYRMIASAPYQHTSDDVIFGVTADRQGIPEAERPAARAAFFAKPQACLRASDLGRRYGWGIHSDELGRVALYGVETDEYRRLAAGESLAGEAGAVTVITRAMRSKRAR, from the coding sequence ATGGGCAGCACGAACTACTTCGAGACGTTCATAGGTGTCGCCGACGACTGCCCGGCCGAGGTCGGCACGGTGCCGCCCGAGCGTGGGGAGCAGCCGTCGGTCGCGCTGCGCACTTACCGCATGATCGCGAGCGCGCCGTACCAGCACACTTCCGACGACGTCATCTTCGGGGTGACCGCCGACAGGCAGGGCATACCGGAAGCCGAACGGCCCGCGGCAAGGGCCGCCTTCTTCGCCAAACCGCAGGCGTGCTTGCGGGCCTCGGACCTCGGCAGGCGCTACGGCTGGGGCATCCATTCGGACGAGTTGGGCCGCGTCGCCCTCTACGGCGTCGAGACCGACGAGTACCGCAGGTTGGCTGCCGGCGAGTCGCTGGCCGGCGAGGCGGGCGCGGTGACCGTCATCACCAGGGCGATGCGGTCGAAGCGCGCCCGCTAG
- a CDS encoding YqeG family HAD IIIA-type phosphatase, with protein sequence MLQPDARVASVHEVTPQWLAARGLAGLLVDLDDTLLAARAERVDEDVYAWFGSLLAAGVRVAILSNGDKDRVAAVAAKAGVPAVAMAGKPFAHAFRRGLRLLGELPRERVAMLGDQLFTDVLGAKRAGLTAVLVTPLSPGKLPHTRLARLLERWVLRER encoded by the coding sequence GTGCTCCAACCGGACGCCCGTGTCGCCTCGGTGCATGAGGTGACGCCGCAGTGGCTGGCAGCGCGTGGCCTGGCAGGACTGCTGGTGGACCTCGACGACACCTTGCTCGCCGCGCGCGCCGAACGGGTCGACGAAGACGTCTACGCCTGGTTCGGCAGCCTGCTAGCGGCAGGAGTGAGAGTGGCGATCCTCTCGAACGGTGACAAGGACAGGGTGGCGGCCGTCGCGGCCAAGGCCGGCGTGCCGGCCGTCGCCATGGCGGGCAAACCCTTCGCCCACGCGTTCAGGCGGGGGTTGCGGCTCCTCGGCGAGTTGCCGCGCGAGCGCGTGGCGATGCTCGGTGACCAGCTGTTCACCGACGTCCTCGGCGCCAAGCGTGCCGGTCTCACCGCCGTCCTGGTGACGCCGTTGTCGCCGGGTAAGCTTCCTCATACGCGCCTGGCGCGGTTACTGGAAAGATGGGTGCTCAGGGAGAGATGA